The sequence AAATATAATAGGCATTTTTTTGTTTAGATTTATGGTAGCCATTGCATCCCATCTCTTGTACAAGGGCATATTCTTAGTCTTGGAGCAGTTcagcagcagcatctacatgaGATTTTGCTTGCTTCATACCCAAAAAAACACTGACTAGCGTTCATGGTTATATTCCGATCTGATTTGGTACTTAACTATCTTAAAACTAAGATATCGTGTCATCATTAAAGAACAGGAAACAGAGCATCTATGACTATGAGCAGCAGTGCGGATATCTAAATTATTTGTTACTCCTTAACAATTCGTAAGTCTTAAATATTCCTAGCCTAGTGGAGATGTGGTAACAACTCCTCTAAAACTCCTAAGACTATCTCCAGTAATTTAATCATACCTATATTCAAACTACACTCTACAAACAGTGCAATGTACAATACAAAATggtgcaaaacagtgttttgaGTGACCATATGAGTGCAATGTATAGCAGTTCACCCACATGATCACCAAAAATACTGTTTTGCATCGTTTTGCGCTATACAACGCACTGTTTGTAGAGTGTAGTTTGAATATGGGTATGGTATGATAAGCTGCTAGAGATAGTCTAAGAGTACCACAAAATTGAGAATAATTTACCATAATATGTGACAGTGATGGCTGAGGAACCATGGCCATATATCTCACAGTTACATGTAGGCACATTAGTGAACACTAACATCTAGCCTGGTACGGCACTTTGTTACTTCTCAACTCTAAGGTTATACAGAAAAACACAAAGGTAAATAGAAGTACGAGGAAAATATGCTGCTTGAATGCAATTCGGGGACACTAACGATGGTTTATGCAACACATGAATAGGAATGGCGGACTGCAACCTTTTCTCCTGCTAACAATTTGCTTCTTGGCCAATTAATCAAGCTCACCTTGGTATGCCTCGTTAATTTCCTGAAATTTGGAGGTTGAATTCTCTTCGCCCTGCCCCTGCTTCTTGTCAGGGTGCCATTTCTACAACAAAAAGGAAACAATAAAAAATTAATAGTTGTTATAAGCGGAACTCCATAGGAGGGGAGACCGGGAGAGCAATAAAAAGATCTCCATCAGCAGAAATAGTATCGTCAATGGAGTAAACCGCGGAGGAGGATACCACTTCAGGTAACTAAGTTTGTATAGGAACAGTGAGCTACAAAATTAAAGACTAGTGCTACTAGTAATAGTCATTTTGTTGGCGAGTCAGATACTAACCAGTGCAAGGCGGATATAGCTGGACCTGATCGTCTCCTCAGACGCATAGTAATCTACTTCCAGTATCTTGTAGTAATCCTGCAAACACAGATGCGCAATTAGCATAGAACACGATACCAAACAACCCTAGGCGCGAGAATGAGAAAAAGTGGAACTCGATTTTCCGTGACATGGTCTCTAAAATACAGGCAGCTCGAGTGGCACCGTGGCAGGATCGAGGGGACAACGGCGGCGGGGCTAGCGTCTCCGTCGCGCTCGCGCGTTACCTTGGGCTTGGCGAGGAGGGCGATGAAATCGAAGTCCACAGGAGTCTCCTCCCGCGGCGCCTCACCACCGTCGCCCTCCCACTCCCACCACATCCCTCAACCCGGGTCCTCGCTCCACCACCGCAGGGTTGCTCTTCCTTCCGACGCACCGAATTCTTTTCAGGGGTCGGTTCGGTTCCTTCCCCGAGATGGCAGTAGCGCTGGCGGTGACGCCGTGGCTTGGTGGATTCTGTGGGCTTGAACGAGAGAAGGAtctagattttttttcttttacCCCCGCAACTCTTTCGTTTCAGGGACTGGAGCAAAACGTGACACGACCGACGCGGTCTCGCCAGATAATATTTACAGGTCGAGCCCAACAACAACTCCATGCCCTGTTTTGGCTGGGCCTTCTGTGTTTGGAAGAGTTTTAGGTAGTGTTTGGATGGATGGATGAGAAAGGATGAAGAGGGATAGGGTGAGATTATTTTGAGTTGACCCATGTTTGGTTTAGAGGTCCAGAgtcagggtcaagaaatattcttcaAAAATAGTGGATGGAGCCATCCCTCAAAAAACAAGGGACGGGGTCAACCAGATTTGATCCTATCCCATCCCTCGTTGACACCGAACCAAACACATCTAGACTGCCCGCAGCGCATGCCGCAGCCCGCCCCCTCCTCTCAGTATGCCGGCCACAGGAGGCAAAAATCGCCGCAGCGCTGCCCCTAGCAAGGCTCGTAAGACTATCCGCAAGCGTTACCCCTAAATTCCCCCCCCCCTAAACGTTACTATGCAGCCACGTCAGCAAGATTTTATCCCCTATTTTCACTCGTCCCGCAACCGTTCC is a genomic window of Zea mays cultivar B73 chromosome 5, Zm-B73-REFERENCE-NAM-5.0, whole genome shotgun sequence containing:
- the LOC100286147 gene encoding uncharacterized protein LOC100286147, with amino-acid sequence MWWEWEGDGGEAPREETPVDFDFIALLAKPKDYYKILEVDYYASEETIRSSYIRLALKWHPDKKQGQGEENSTSKFQEINEAYQVLSNPAKRQEYDKKGILYVQDQNVVDYLNRHKGLILTCNGLGIRYSVW